From a single Myotis daubentonii chromosome 5, mMyoDau2.1, whole genome shotgun sequence genomic region:
- the CLEC4G gene encoding C-type lectin domain family 4 member G isoform X1 → MDTVEYSNLGGGFKEAPTGPWGRWGRRFLLLTLALLVTTVLWAFILSILLSKASKQQGALLGGQDLLRTNASKQTAVLDALKDEVGACHRCCLGTQEQQKSAATELREAQVKLLQQESALRELSERVTQSLAEAGRDREGIRSSLFRALEAVRVGNSSCQQCPTPWLPFRGSCYLFSELQATWEDSQRNCAGAGAHLVIVEDLDEQGFLSRDTRGRGYWLGLRAVRRARKIQGYQWVDGVPLSFSYWNLGEPNDAQGREDCVMMLHTGLWNDAPCRNEKDNWICEKRLNC, encoded by the exons ATGGACACTGTGGAGTACAGCAACTTGGGTGGCGGGTTCAAGGAGGCCCCCACAG GGCCCTGGGGCCGCTGGGGCCGGCGATTCCTCCTCCTAACCCTGGCTCTCCTGGTCACCACAGTCCTGTGGGCCTTCATTCTGAGCATCCTACTTTCCAAGG CCTCCAAGCAGCAAGGGGCGTTGCTGGGTGGCCAGGACCTGCTGAGAACAAACG CCTCGAAGCAGACGGCGGTGCTGGACGCCCTGAAGGATGAGGTCGGagcctgccaccgctgct gcctggggACGCAGGAGCAGCAGAAGAGCGCGGCCACCGAGCTGCGGGAGGCGCAGGTGAAGCTGCTGCAGCAGGAGAGCGCCCTGAGGGAGCTGAGCGAGCGCG TGACCCAGAGCTTGGCCGAGGCGGGAAGGGACCGCGAGGGCATCCGCAGTTCGCTGTTCCGGGCGCTGGAGGCCGTCCGAGTTGGAAATA GCTCCTGCCAGCAGTGCCCCACGCCGTGGCTGCCCTTCCGAGGCTCCTGCTACCTGTTCTCGGAGCTGCAGGCCACGTGGGAAGATTCGCAGCGCAActgcgcgggcgcgggcgcgcaCCTGGTGATCGTGGAGGACCTGGATGAGCAG GGCTTCCTGTCCCGGGACACACGCGGCCGGGGCTACTGGCTGGGCCTGAGGGCCGTGCGCCGCGCCCGCAAGATCCAGGGCTACCAGTGGGTGGACGGAGTCCCGCTCAGCTTCAg CTACTGGAACCTGGGGGAGCCCAATGACGCTCAGGGGCGCGAGGACTGCGTCATGATGCTGCACACGGGGCTGTGGAACGACGCCCCTTGCCGCAACGAGAAGGACAACTGGATCTGCGAGAAGAGGCTCAACTGTTGA
- the CLEC4G gene encoding C-type lectin domain family 4 member G isoform X2, protein MDTVEYSNLGGGFKEAPTGPWGRWGRRFLLLTLALLVTTVLWAFILSILLSKASKQQGALLGGQDLLRTNASKQTAVLDALKDEVGACHRCCLGTQEQQKSAATELREAQVKLLQQESALRELSERVTQSLAEAGRDREGIRSSLFRALEAVRVGNSSCQQCPTPWLPFRGSCYLFSELQATWEDSQRNCAGAGAHLVIVEDLDEQGFLSRDTRGRGYWLGLRAVRRARKIQGYQWVDGVPLSFRPPGCLEETQARDRLDPEGWTPGASSA, encoded by the exons ATGGACACTGTGGAGTACAGCAACTTGGGTGGCGGGTTCAAGGAGGCCCCCACAG GGCCCTGGGGCCGCTGGGGCCGGCGATTCCTCCTCCTAACCCTGGCTCTCCTGGTCACCACAGTCCTGTGGGCCTTCATTCTGAGCATCCTACTTTCCAAGG CCTCCAAGCAGCAAGGGGCGTTGCTGGGTGGCCAGGACCTGCTGAGAACAAACG CCTCGAAGCAGACGGCGGTGCTGGACGCCCTGAAGGATGAGGTCGGagcctgccaccgctgct gcctggggACGCAGGAGCAGCAGAAGAGCGCGGCCACCGAGCTGCGGGAGGCGCAGGTGAAGCTGCTGCAGCAGGAGAGCGCCCTGAGGGAGCTGAGCGAGCGCG TGACCCAGAGCTTGGCCGAGGCGGGAAGGGACCGCGAGGGCATCCGCAGTTCGCTGTTCCGGGCGCTGGAGGCCGTCCGAGTTGGAAATA GCTCCTGCCAGCAGTGCCCCACGCCGTGGCTGCCCTTCCGAGGCTCCTGCTACCTGTTCTCGGAGCTGCAGGCCACGTGGGAAGATTCGCAGCGCAActgcgcgggcgcgggcgcgcaCCTGGTGATCGTGGAGGACCTGGATGAGCAG GGCTTCCTGTCCCGGGACACACGCGGCCGGGGCTACTGGCTGGGCCTGAGGGCCGTGCGCCGCGCCCGCAAGATCCAGGGCTACCAGTGGGTGGACGGAGTCCCGCTCAGCTTCAg ACCCCCAGGGTGTCTAGAGGAGACCCAAGCAAGAGACAGGCTGGACCCTGAAGGCTGGACCCCAGGGGCATCCTCAGCCTAG